One Urocitellus parryii isolate mUroPar1 chromosome 8, mUroPar1.hap1, whole genome shotgun sequence DNA window includes the following coding sequences:
- the LOC113201043 gene encoding olfactory receptor 2B2-like yields the protein MSRANESAPQEFILLGFSDRPWLELPLFVVFLVSYVLTILGNMTIILVSHLDPKLHTPMYFFLTNLSLLDLCYTTSTVPQMLVNIRSTRKVISYGGCVAQLFIFLALGSTECLLLAVMSFDRFVAICRPLRYSVIMHHGLCLQLATASWVSGFSNSVLQSTWTLHMPLCGHREVDHFFCEVPALLKLSCADTTANEAELFFISVLFLLIPVTLILISYTFIVQAVLRIQSTEGRRKAFGTCGSHLIVVTLFYGTAIYMYLQPPSPTSKDRGKMVSLFYGIITPMLNPIIYTLRNKEVKGAFKRLISRAFLINK from the coding sequence ATGAGCAGGGCTAACGAGAGTGCCCCACAGGAGTTCATCCTGCTGGGTTTCTCAGATCGACCCTGGCTAGAGCTTCCGCTCTTTGTGGTGTTCCTGGTCTCCTACGTCTTGACCATCTTGGGCAATATGACAATAATTCTTGTGTCTCATCTGGATCCTaaactccacacccccatgtacttctttctcACCAATCTCTCACTTCTGGACCTGTGCTACACCACCAGCACTGTGCCacagatgctggtgaacatccgCAGCACCAGGAAGGTGATCAGCTATGGTGGCTGTGTGGCGCAGCTCTTCATCTtcctggccctgggttccactgaATGCCTTCTGCTGGCCGTCATGTCCTTTGATAGGTTTGTGGCTATCTGCCGGCCACTCCGGTACTCGGTTATCATGCACCATGGGCTCTGCCTGCAGTTGGCAACTGCCTCCTGGGTTAGCGGCTTCAGCAACTCGGTTCTGCAGTCCACCTGGACCCTCCACATGCCACTGTGTGGCCACAGAGAAGTGGACCATTTCTTCTGTGAGGTGCCTGCGCTGCTCAAGCTGTCCTGTGCTGACACGACAGCCAACGAGGCTGAGCTGTTCTTCATCAGCGTGCTGTTTCTCCTAATACCCGTGACACTCATCCTCATATCCTACACATTCATCGTCCAAGCAGTGCTGAGAATACAGTCAACAGAAGGTCGCAGAAAGGCATTTGGGACGTGTGGCTCACACCTAATTGTGGTGACACTTTTCTATGGCACTGCCATCTACATGTACCTGCAGCCGCCATCTCCCACCTCCAAGGACCGGGGGAAGATGGTGTCTCTTTTCTATGGAATCATCACACCCATGCTGAACCCCATCATCTACACCCTTAGGAACAAGGAGGTAAAGGGAGCTTTTAAAAGGTTGATTTCAAGGGCCTTCTTAATAAACAAGTAA